A genomic window from Glycine max cultivar Williams 82 chromosome 17, Glycine_max_v4.0, whole genome shotgun sequence includes:
- the LOC100814786 gene encoding zinc finger MYM-type protein 1, with protein MRRFLVDRASIENVNVVQQEAELEPPPNVVNEFNPNEIVRDPGHRKQINEYAPDIQDQVRRAYILKGPMQSHLPSFPRTPFGSVSRAFSKSWYKNYTWLKYSEIKDAAYCFYCFLFKQPGRAEHFGFEVFTKSGYRDWKHASQGLKDHVGSHNSLHNSCVKHYDDYNNQRQSVTSKFAKATKESEELYKIRLTCSLDCSRYLIAQGMAFRGHDESSTSLNKGNFREMVDWVKSQNEQVRDAFDRGGKNCTMTCGDIQKELATCCAHEVTKVIMEELGDRQFSVLIDESRDISVKEQMAVMLRFLNDKGNVVERFIALHHVTDTSSKSLKDALYGILDKYTLSISRIRGQGYDGASNMRGEFNGLQRKILDENPYAFYVHCYAHRLQLVVVSVTSSCSSIHDFFEYITLIVNTTSASCKRRDALTEAQHKDILNKLESGEISRGRGLHQSSSLTRPGDTRWGSHHTTLLRLDQMWSSVLKVLSMVDEDGRGPSQAAGLIEKMESFKFAFILRLMLKLFGITNELSNILQRKDLNIVNAMELVDVVKARLATMRESGWNNFFADVQGFCVAKSILVPNMDDEIPVRGRSRAEGRTITNLHHYRTEIFYVAIDKICVEMDHRFSEGSNIILDCFSCLDPKNSFSKFDVDKLARLADIYHAEFSDDDRGTIRDQLETYVLQVRRNASFSTCEDVQSLAMKMVQTEKHLVFPLVYKLIELALILPVSTASVEKAFSAMKIIKSKLRNKINDVWFNDLMVCYTEREIFKSLDDIDIIRTFTAKKSRKGHLPRNFI; from the exons ATGAGGAGATTTTTGGTTGATAGAGCAAGTATTGAGAATGTGAATGTTGTACAACAAGAAGCCGAATTAGAACCGCCACCTAATGTGGTTAATGAGTTTAACCCAAATGAGATTGTGCGTGATCCAGGTCATAGGAAACAAATTAATGAGTATGCTCCGGATATTCAAGATCAAGTGAGGAGGGCATATATATTGAAGGGTCCAATGCAATCACATTTGCCAAGCTTTCCTCGTACTCCATTTGGAAGTGTTTCTAGAGCATTTAGTAAATCATGGTATAAGAATTACACATGGTTAAAATACAGTGAGATCAAGGATGCAGcttattgtttttattgctTTCTCTTTAAGCAACCCGGGAGGGCCGAACACTTTGGTTTTGAAGTCTTCACTAAAAGCGGATATAGAGATTGGAAGCATGCATCTCAAGGCTTGAAAGATCATGTTGGTAGTCATAATAGTTTGCACAACTCATGTGTCAAGCACTACGATGATTATAATAATCAAAGACAAAGTGTGACAAGTAAGTTTGCTAAAGCAACCAAGGAATCAGAAGAATTGTATAAGATTCGTTTGACTTGTTCTTTAGATTGTTCAAGATATCTCATAGCACAAGGCATGGCTTTCCGTGGCCATGATGAATCCTCTACTTCGCTAAATAAGGGCAATTTTAGAGAGATGGTAGATTGGGTAAAATCTCAGAATGAACAAGTGAGGGATGCTTTTGACCGTGGTggaaaaaattgcacaatgacTTGCGGTGACATTCAAAAGGAGCTTGCAACGTGTTGTGCACATGAAGTTACCAAGGTGATTATGGAAGAGCTTGGTGATAGACAATTCTCCGTGCTTATTGACGAGTCACGTGATATATCCGTCAAAGAGCAAATGGCGGTGATGTTGAG gtttttgaatgacaaagggaaTGTTGTGGAACGATTTATTGCTCTACATCATGTCACAGATACTTCATCTAAGTCATTAAAGGATGCTCTTTATGGTATTCTTGATAAGTACACATTATCTATTTCAAGGATACGAGGGCAAGGATATGATGGAGCTTCAAATATGAGAGGTGAATTTAATggtttgcaaagaaaaattctaGATGAAAATCCTTATGCTTTCTATGTCCATTGTTATGCTCACCGTTTGCAATTGGTTGTTGTGTCTGTTACTAGTAGTTGCTCATCTATTCATGATTTCTTTGAGTACATCACCTTGATTGTGAATACAACAAGTGCATCTTGTAAGAGGAGGGATGCTTTGACAGAGGCACAAcacaaagatattttaaataaacttgaGAGTGGTGAGATATCTAGAGGAAGGGGCTTACACCAATCATCTAGTCTCACTAGACCCGGGGATACTAGATGGGGTTCACATCATACTACATTGCTTCGTTTGGATCAAATGTGGTCCTCCGTGTTAAAGGTGCTTAGTATGGTTGATGAAGATGGACGTGGACCATCTCAAGCAGCAGGTTTGATAGAAAAAATGGAGAGCTTTaaatttgcttttattttgagGTTAATGTTAAAGTTGTTTGGTATCACAAACGAGCTTTCAAATATATTGCAAAGAAAAGATCTTAATATTGTGAATGCCATGGAATTAGTTGATGTTGTCAAAGCTCGGTTGGCCACAATGAGAGAGAGTGgctggaataatttttttgccgATGTCCAAGGATTTTGTGTTGCTAAAAGTATTCTGGTACCAAATATGGATGACGAAATACCAGTTCGGGGTCGTTCAAGAGCAGAAGGGAGGACTATCACTAATCTTCATCATTACCGTACAGAGATTTTTTATGTTGCTATTGATAAAATATGTGTGGAGATGGATCACCGCTTTAGTGAAGGAAGTAACATTATACTTGATTGCTTCTCATGTCTTGACCCCAAGAACTCTTTCTCCAAGTTTGATGTTGATAAGCTTGCTCGTCTTGCTGATATTTATCATGCAGAGTTTTCTGATGATGACCGAGGAACAATTAGGGATCAACTTGAAACTTATGTGCTTCAAGTGAGAAGAAATGCTTCTTTTTCCACTTGTGAAGATGTTCAAAGTTTGGCTATGAAGATGGTTCAAACTGAGAAACATTTGGTATTTCCATTGGTTTATAAACTTATTGAGCTAGCTTTGATATTGCCGGTGTCGACAGCATCCGTTGAAAAAGCTTTTTCAGCAATGAAGATTATCAAGTCTAAATTGCGCAATAAGATCAACGATGTGTGGTTCAATGACTTGATGGTATGTTACACCGAGCGGGAGATATTCAAGTCACttgatgatattgatattattCGAACATTTACCGCAAAGAAGTCTCGGAAAGGACACTTGCCtcgtaattttatttaa
- the LOC100783789 gene encoding metallothionein-like protein 1, with protein MSSCGCGSSCNCGSNCGCNKYSFDLSYVEKTTTETLVLGVGPVKAQLEGAEMGVASENGGCNCGSSCTCDPCNCK; from the exons ATGTCTAGCTGTGGGTGTGGAAGCAGCTGCAACTGTGGCAGCAACTGCGG TTGCAACAAGTACTCTTTTGACTTGAGTTACGTTGAGAAGACAACCACAGAGACTCTAGTTTTGGGTGTTGGGCCTGTGAAGGCCCAATTGGAGGGTGCTGAAATGGGTGTTGCATCTGAGAACGGTGGCTGCAACTGTGGATCAAGCTGCACCTGTGACCCATGCAACTGCAAGTAA
- the LOC100782717 gene encoding far upstream element-binding protein 1, with protein sequence MADESQYSANPDSTPTPPSLKRKYNDDHRPTGFSDGPDPAAPPPPSYNNVPPPSSAASDFELAKQRAQEVAARLLSGAAPLDPTKRPKHDNNGSSFDSIDVKGPYSVPSISPSAVSYSYQGGGASKKIDIPNGRVGVIIGKGGETIKYLQLQSGAKIQVTRDMDADPNSATRTVELMGSPDAIATAEKLINEVLAEAETGGSGIVARRVAGQAGSDEYVSKIPNNKVGLVIGKGGETIKNMQASTGARIQVIPLHLPPGDTSTERTLKIEGTPEQIESAKQMVNQVISGENRQRNPSMSGGYSQQGYQARPPTSWGPPAAPMQQSGYGYVQPGAYSGPPQYNVPQQPYAGYPPQSSGGYSAANWDQSTAPQQQSAHAGYDYYSQQQQQQNPAPPSDGTAYNYSQPPSSGYSQPGQGYAQDGYGGYHAPPQSGYGQPPSYDQQQGYSSAASYGSNPAPEGHTANYGSQGDSTQAPPAQPPSQGYGTGQQPSPNAANYAPQAQPGYGVPPTSQPATYGSQPPAQSGYGSGYGPPQTQKPSGTPPVYGQSQSPNTAGGYGQSGHLQSGYPPSQPPPSGGYAQPESGSQKAPPSGYGGAVQPGYGPPSYGGAPAGGQPGYGQAPPSYSNSSYGAAGYAQPPVYSSDGNVGGTTRGAYDGAPAQPVQQAAKTSPQLI encoded by the exons ATGGCCGACGAATCTCAATATTCGGCTAACCCCGACAGCACCCCTACCCCTCCCTCCCTCAAGCGCAAGTACAACGACGACCACCGCCCTACTGGATTCTCCGACGGCCCCGACCCGGCGGCGCCGCCACCCCCCTCCTACAACAACGTCCCTCCCCCTTCCTCCGCCGCCTCCGACTTCGAGCTCGCCAAACAGCGCGCCCAAGAAGTCGCCGCTCGCCTCCTCAGCGGCGCCGCTCCCCTCGACCCCACCAAACGCCCCAAGCACGACAACAACGGCTCCTCCTTCGACTCCATCG atgtGAAGGGTCCATACTCGGTGCCGTCGATTTCGCCGTCCGCGGTGTCATACTCGTACCAGGGTGGTGGTGCGAGCAAGAAGATTGACATTCCCAATGGGAGGGTTGGTGTTATCATTGGAAAGGGTGGTGAGACCATCAAGTACCTTCAGCTGCAGTCTGGTGCCAAAATTCAAGTCACTCGTGATATGGACGCTGATCCGAATTCGGCTACTAGGACTGTTGAGCTTATGGGTTCTCCTGATGCTATTGCCACAGCTGAGAAGCTCATCAACGAAGTTCTCGCTGAG GCTGAAACTGGAGGTTCTGGCATTGTTGCTCGACGAGTGGCTGGGCAAGCTGGGTCTGATGAGTATGTGTCGAAGATCCCAAATAACAAG GTTGGTCTTGTAATTGGTAAAGGTGGAGAAACAATAAAGAATATGCAAGCTTCAACTGGAGCAAGAATTCAG GTGATTCCTCTTCATCTTCCACCTGGTGACACATCTACCGAAAGAACATTAAAAATTGAAGGGACCCCTGAACAAATTGAGTCTGCCAAACAAATGGTTAATCAAGTCATCAGTGGCGAG AATCGTCAGAGAAATCCATCTATGTCTGGTGGTTATTCTCAGCAAGGTTACCAAGCTAGGCCACCGACTAGCTGGGGTCCCCCTGCTGCTCCAATGCAACAATCTGGTTATGGCTATGTGCAGCCAGGAGCATACTCTGGTCCACCCCAGTATAACGTGCCTCAGCAACCATATGCAGGCTATCCTCCCCAGTCATCTGGTGGATATTCCGCCGCCAACTGGGATCAGTCCACTGCCCCACAGCAGCAGTCTGCCCATGCCGGGTATGATTACTATAGtcaacagcagcagcagcaaaaTCCTGCACCTCCATCCGATGGGACTGCTTACAATTACAGCCAACCACCTTCCTCTGGTTATAGCCAACCGGGGCAGGGCTATGCTCAGGATGGCTATGGTGGATATCATGCGCCACCTCAATCAGGGTATGGTCAGCCACCATCATATGATCAGCAGCAAGGTTATAGCTCAGCTGCTAGCTATGGTAGCAACCCAGCCCCAGAGGGCCACACTGCCAATTACGGATCCCAAGGGGATTCAACCCAAGCTCCACCTGCCCAGCCTCCAAGTCAAGGTTATGGGACTGGCCAACAACCTAGCCCAAATGCTGCCAACTATGCACCACAAGCTCAACCAGGTTATGGGGTGCCCCCAACCTCCCAGCCGGCTACTTATGGCAGTCAACCTCCAGCACAGTCTGGTTATGGATCTGGCTATGGACCCCCTCAGACCCAAAAGCCTAGTGGCACACCTCCTGTGTATGGACAATCCCAATCACCTAACACAGCAGGGGGATATGGTCAATCTGGTCATTTGCAATCTGGATATCCTCCTTCCCAGCCTCCACCTTCGGGAGGATATGCCCAACCAGAATCAGGTTCTCAAAAAGCTCCACCATCTGGTTATGGTGGTGCAGTGCAGCCAGGGTATGGTCCCCCGTCATATGGTGGTGCCCCAGCAGGTGGTCAACCTGGTTATGGCCAGGCTCCTCCATCGTACAGCAACAGTTCTTATGGTGCTGCTGGTTACGCTCAGCCTCCAGTATATTCCAGCGATGGTAATGTAGGTGGGACTACTCGTGGAGCCTATGATGGAGCACCTGCACAGCCTGTTCAACAGGCTGCTAAAACGTCTCCTCAGTTGATATAG